In a single window of the Methanobacterium formicicum DSM 3637 genome:
- the cas2 gene encoding CRISPR-associated endonuclease Cas2, with translation MYVIIVYDIQVERVNKVKGFLRTQLNWIQNSVFEGEVTPSELKYIKDNLTKIMNKNKDSVIIYTLRTEKALKRDVMGIEKAPIDGIL, from the coding sequence ATGTATGTTATCATTGTTTACGATATCCAGGTAGAAAGGGTGAATAAAGTCAAAGGGTTCCTCCGCACACAGCTAAACTGGATACAGAACTCAGTATTTGAAGGTGAAGTCACCCCCAGTGAACTGAAATATATAAAAGATAATTTAACAAAGATTATGAATAAAAATAAGGATTCAGTGATAATTTACACGCTCAGAACAGAAAAAGCATTGAAAAGAGACGTGATGGGTATTGAAAAAGCACCCATTGATGGAATACTATGA
- the cas1b gene encoding type I-B CRISPR-associated endonuclease Cas1b encodes MKRNYYIMSDGILKRKENTVYFVNKEGKKPLPINKIYSIYAYGSLTFSSQVVHLLAKEGIPIHFFNYYGFYDGSFYPRETLLSGDLLIKQAEHYLDHEKRMVIAKKFVEGAAQNMGKVLSYYRIENTIGDTMGDLAGCGAITEVMNVEGRMRAAYYTHMDEILPDGFKMEGRSRRPPENMVNALISFGNSLLYSTVLSEIYNTQLNPTISYLHEPSERRYSLALDLSEIFKPILVDRLIFYLVNKRMLSEDDFEQDINYCLLNDKGRKIFLKEYDERLKKTIKHRELNRKVSYRRLIRLEAYKLIKHLLDSKEYKPFVMWW; translated from the coding sequence ATGAAAAGAAATTACTATATAATGTCTGATGGAATTCTAAAAAGAAAGGAAAACACAGTTTATTTTGTAAACAAAGAGGGTAAAAAGCCTCTACCTATAAATAAAATATATTCAATCTATGCTTATGGATCATTAACCTTTTCTTCTCAGGTGGTGCACCTCCTGGCTAAGGAAGGGATACCAATCCATTTCTTCAATTATTATGGTTTTTATGATGGTAGTTTTTATCCTAGGGAAACCCTTCTTTCAGGAGATCTTCTGATTAAACAGGCAGAACACTACCTTGACCATGAAAAAAGGATGGTGATTGCTAAAAAGTTTGTGGAGGGTGCAGCACAGAATATGGGGAAAGTACTGTCATATTACCGTATTGAAAACACTATTGGAGATACAATGGGAGATCTAGCTGGTTGTGGTGCCATCACCGAAGTGATGAATGTTGAGGGAAGGATGCGGGCTGCTTACTACACGCACATGGATGAAATCTTACCCGATGGCTTTAAAATGGAAGGACGAAGTCGCAGGCCTCCAGAAAACATGGTCAATGCCCTCATAAGTTTTGGGAACTCTCTTCTCTACTCCACTGTCTTAAGTGAGATCTATAACACACAACTCAACCCCACTATTTCCTACCTGCATGAACCATCTGAACGTCGTTACTCCTTGGCATTGGATCTGAGTGAAATATTCAAACCTATCCTGGTGGATCGTTTGATCTTCTACCTGGTGAATAAAAGAATGTTGAGTGAGGATGATTTTGAACAGGACATTAATTATTGTCTCCTTAATGATAAGGGACGTAAAATATTCCTTAAAGAGTATGATGAACGCCTGAAAAAGACTATTAAGCATCGTGAACTAAACCGTAAAGTTTCCTACCGGCGATTAATACGTTTAGAAGCCTATAAACTTATAAAACATTTACTGGATTCTAAAGAGTACAAACCATTTGTGATGTGGTGGTGA